The Methanoregula boonei 6A8 genome has a window encoding:
- the mtrB gene encoding tetrahydromethanopterin S-methyltransferase subunit MtrB gives MGYVVVLPEFGLVADPVVGIVTTAGESLSPVLDKVAILEASADDLVNMLSGEGNYVASFPGREKTLAIGGSINAFWYGLAIGLLVAGVIAFQLIKVS, from the coding sequence ATGGGATATGTTGTTGTTCTCCCGGAATTCGGCCTGGTTGCCGACCCGGTTGTCGGTATCGTGACAACCGCAGGCGAATCGCTCTCCCCGGTCCTTGACAAGGTAGCAATCCTTGAGGCCTCGGCAGACGATCTCGTCAACATGCTCTCAGGCGAAGGAAACTATGTTGCATCCTTCCCGGGACGTGAGAAGACACTTGCTATCGGCGGCAGCATCAACGCCTTCTGGTATGGTCTTGCCATCGGATTACTCGTTGCAGGAGTCATTGCATTCCAGCTGATCAAGGTGAGCTAA
- the mtrC gene encoding tetrahydromethanopterin S-methyltransferase subunit MtrC, translating to MTVKVEVIEGGVPHNKILIAGVIATLVCLYLSYLNVLTNTEMFSFFGGLAAVAALIWGSHTIKVLCSYGIGTGVPSAGMIAFGSGVIAMLLATKFGVAAPIVALVLAAVIGLILGYLANEVLNMKIPAMIQALTELAIVGALTIMGFAVLITGSFTFTGLTTGSVTLFGALSMPSYQLSFIGGGLTAVAFLLGSIAIQHPFNACLGPGWKQDRMLMLTAECGFLSMIVAAIMSFALVSAGSAIISLIIALIGWVYTYCEYIRLSKRDAYAWLDSKPIPDVEGH from the coding sequence ATGACCGTAAAAGTTGAAGTAATCGAAGGAGGCGTCCCGCACAACAAGATCCTCATCGCAGGAGTCATCGCTACGCTTGTGTGCCTGTACCTCTCCTATCTCAATGTGCTCACCAACACCGAGATGTTCTCGTTCTTTGGCGGCCTTGCGGCAGTCGCAGCCCTCATCTGGGGAAGCCACACCATCAAGGTGCTGTGCAGCTACGGTATCGGTACCGGTGTTCCCTCGGCAGGTATGATTGCGTTCGGTTCCGGTGTCATAGCAATGCTCCTTGCAACCAAGTTCGGCGTTGCAGCACCCATCGTTGCACTCGTCCTTGCAGCGGTCATCGGGCTCATCCTTGGGTACCTCGCAAATGAGGTCCTCAACATGAAGATCCCGGCCATGATCCAGGCTCTTACCGAGCTTGCGATTGTCGGTGCTCTCACCATCATGGGCTTTGCCGTCCTTATCACCGGCAGCTTCACATTCACCGGCCTGACCACGGGATCCGTAACCCTGTTTGGCGCACTGTCCATGCCCAGCTACCAGCTCTCGTTTATTGGTGGCGGACTGACGGCAGTTGCATTCCTGCTCGGCTCAATTGCAATCCAGCACCCGTTCAACGCGTGCCTGGGACCCGGCTGGAAACAGGACCGGATGCTCATGCTCACCGCAGAATGCGGATTCCTCTCCATGATTGTGGCAGCTATCATGTCGTTTGCACTCGTCAGTGCCGGATCAGCGATCATATCCCTGATCATTGCACTCATCGGCTGGGTATACACCTACTGTGAGTACATCAGGCTCTCGAAGCGCGATGCATATGCATGGCTTGACTCAAAACCGATTCCGGACGTGGAGGGACACTAA
- the mtrD gene encoding tetrahydromethanopterin S-methyltransferase subunit D produces the protein MTAVAAKPAAGSAINPTAMVIGIVMLIILLGIAYVVSPGLGLMALIGVVIGGVLIGFGVHFVPVGGAPAAMGQAPGIATGVAMLAAGAGLAGLFGGAWAADQGFVIAIITGGVGGGMMMAITCMMVNFVYIFGMGIPAASGKVLKDPITGDSQPEYKSQGTEGHGLPFVSFVGGVLGGVLGGAGGTLIYLELLSLYKATLPNIMSISAAQALPIAVATAGIFAIGMFLVNSVLTAYNITGTIEGPHDPKFKRWPRSVVASAVASALCGLVAILIVTF, from the coding sequence ATGACCGCAGTAGCAGCAAAGCCGGCAGCAGGCTCGGCAATAAACCCCACCGCCATGGTGATCGGTATCGTCATGCTCATCATCCTGCTCGGGATCGCCTACGTGGTCTCACCGGGTCTCGGCCTCATGGCCCTGATCGGCGTGGTCATCGGCGGCGTCCTGATCGGATTCGGCGTCCACTTCGTGCCGGTCGGCGGCGCACCCGCAGCAATGGGCCAGGCACCCGGTATCGCAACCGGTGTCGCCATGCTCGCAGCAGGTGCAGGGCTTGCCGGACTCTTCGGAGGCGCCTGGGCAGCTGACCAGGGATTTGTCATCGCCATTATCACGGGCGGTGTCGGCGGCGGCATGATGATGGCCATCACCTGTATGATGGTCAACTTCGTGTACATCTTCGGCATGGGCATTCCCGCAGCTTCAGGCAAGGTATTAAAGGACCCGATCACCGGGGACTCCCAGCCTGAATACAAGTCGCAGGGTACCGAAGGCCATGGCCTGCCGTTCGTCTCCTTTGTCGGCGGCGTTCTCGGCGGCGTTCTCGGCGGTGCAGGCGGCACGCTCATCTATCTCGAGCTTCTCAGCCTGTACAAGGCAACGCTCCCGAACATCATGAGCATCTCCGCTGCACAGGCACTCCCGATCGCAGTTGCCACAGCAGGTATCTTTGCCATCGGCATGTTCCTTGTAAACTCGGTGCTGACCGCATACAACATCACCGGAACCATCGAGGGCCCGCACGACCCCAAGTTCAAGCGCTGGCCACGGTCGGTTGTTGCATCCGCGGTTGCATCGGCACTCTGCGGTCTTGTGGCGATCCTCATCGTCACGTTTTGA
- the mtrE gene encoding tetrahydromethanopterin S-methyltransferase subunit E, giving the protein MVDNIVFGIGITALAGALATVAGSAEDTESNIGSQGDPNSQVQLAPQMGFVHRIFNKAVAGEPPAYGLWCALGAGLAWAFLAMQINAVLAIVLGSLLAVFVQGIYATTAYLGRTASLSKFGQPVYVDILKSMTTVAMAHAFVAVFCTVTICYLINVALGHPFPLPLLGFIWGITLGAAGSATGNPYYGKERQYQNQKFGAGVPISASGNIVRYAEAGERNSIDNGFFTAKFGGPASGLCFGLIVFLELWRTILFDKIGAGWGAIIVGVLIILVFTVVDRYIEVWARKNYGPYTAPVKEAAP; this is encoded by the coding sequence ATGGTAGATAATATTGTATTTGGCATTGGAATTACTGCATTGGCAGGAGCCCTTGCCACCGTAGCCGGTTCCGCGGAAGACACTGAATCCAACATCGGGTCGCAGGGAGACCCGAACTCACAGGTTCAGCTCGCTCCGCAGATGGGATTCGTGCACCGTATCTTCAACAAGGCGGTTGCAGGCGAACCCCCAGCGTACGGCCTGTGGTGTGCTCTGGGAGCAGGACTTGCATGGGCGTTTCTCGCTATGCAGATCAACGCGGTCCTCGCGATTGTCCTGGGCTCTCTTCTTGCAGTCTTCGTTCAGGGAATCTATGCGACAACCGCATACCTGGGCAGGACAGCAAGCCTTTCCAAGTTTGGCCAGCCGGTCTACGTGGACATCTTAAAGTCCATGACAACGGTTGCCATGGCTCATGCTTTTGTAGCAGTTTTCTGTACCGTCACCATCTGTTACCTGATCAACGTCGCGCTGGGACACCCGTTCCCGCTGCCGCTGCTCGGGTTCATCTGGGGAATCACCCTCGGGGCAGCAGGGTCAGCAACAGGCAACCCGTACTACGGCAAGGAACGCCAGTACCAGAACCAGAAGTTCGGTGCCGGTGTCCCGATCTCAGCATCAGGAAATATCGTCCGGTATGCTGAAGCCGGAGAGCGCAACTCAATCGACAACGGGTTCTTCACCGCAAAGTTTGGCGGCCCCGCATCGGGTCTCTGCTTTGGCCTGATCGTATTCCTCGAACTCTGGCGTACCATCCTCTTTGACAAGATCGGAGCAGGCTGGGGCGCAATCATCGTCGGTGTCCTGATCATCCTCGTCTTCACGGTCGTTGACCGGTACATCGAGGTCTGGGCACGCAAGAACTACGGTCCCTACACTGCACCCGTAAAGGAGGCAGCACCATGA